From Cryptomeria japonica unplaced genomic scaffold, Sugi_1.0 HiC_scaffold_46, whole genome shotgun sequence, a single genomic window includes:
- the LOC131862556 gene encoding putative germin-like protein 2-3, translating to MLWDCNTQFDYTFISRAFLSDSSVSLFIMGNRMIYFTLGLFLLICWYSDNVMAADSDPLQDFCVADKESMVKVNGFVCKDPKDVSAEDFFFGGLGQAGNTDNAVGSNVTMANVMQIPGLNTFGISLVRIDYAVGGINPPHTHPRATEVLVLLEGQLLVGFIDTTNKFFSKTLEKGDVFVFPKALVHFQQNVGHENAVAIAALSSQLPGAQTIANSLFAADPPLPDSVLAKAFRITQELADYIQKKFA from the exons ATGTTATGGGATTGTAATACACAATTCGACTACACATTCATATCCCGAGCTTTTCTGTCTGATTCTTCTGTGTCTCTATTTATAATGGGTAACCGCATGATTTACTTCACGTTGGGACTTTTCCTATTGATATGTTGGTACAGTGATAATGTCATGGCAGCGGATTCCGATCCCTTGCAAGATTTCTGCGTCGCAGACAAGGAAAGCATGG TTAAGGTGAACGGGTTCGTTTGCAAAGATCCCAAGGATGTTTCGGCAGAGGACTTCTTCTTCGGGGGACTTGGGCAGGCAGGGAACACCGACAATGCAGTGGGCTCCAATGTAACGATGGCCAATGTTATGCAGATACCGGGCCTCAACACCTTCGGAATATCGTTGGTCCGTATCGATTACGCAgtgggtggaataaatcctcctcacacGCACCCAAGAGCCACTGAAGTTCTTGTTTTACTGGAAGGCCAGcttcttgtgggtttcattgacaccaccaacaagtttttcagcaaaacgttggagaagggagatgtgtttgtgtttccaaaggcacttgtgcatttccagcagaatgtggggCATGAAAATGCGGTGGCCATAGCTGCATTGAGCAGCCAGCTTCCGGGAGCTCAGACAATCGCCAACTCTCTGTTTGCAGCGGATCCTCCTCTCCCAGATTCCGTATTGGCCAAGGCCTTCCGCATCACCCAAGAGCTTGCCGATTACATTCAGAAGAAATTTGCATAA
- the LOC131862557 gene encoding putative germin-like protein 2-3, whose product MLWACNTQFDYTFISRAFLSDSSVALFIMGNRMIYFTLGLFLLICCYSDNVMAADSDPLQDFCVADKESMVKVNGFVCKDPKDVSAEDFFFGGLGQAGNTDNAVGSNVTMANVMQIPGLNTFGISLVRIDYAVGGINPPHTHPRATEVLVLLEGQLLVGFIDTTNKFFSKTLEKGDVFVFPKALVHFQQNVGHENAVAIAALSSQLPGAQTIANSLFAADPPLPDSVLAKAFRITQELVDFIQKKFA is encoded by the exons ATGTTATGGGCTTGTAATACACAATTCGACTACACATTCATATCCCGAGCTTTTCTGTCTGATTCTTCTGTGGCTCTATTTATAATGGGTAACCGCATGATCTACTTCACGTTGGGACTTTTCCTATTGATATGTTGTTACAGTGATAATGTCATGGCAGCGGATTCCGATCCCTTGCAAGATTTCTGCGTCGCAGACAAGGAAAGCATGG TTAAGGTGAACGGGTTCGTTTGCAAAGATCCCAAGGATGTTTCGGCAGAGGACTTCTTCTTCGGGGGACTTGGGCAGGCAGGGAACACCGACAATGCAGTGGGCTCAAATGTAACGATGGCCAATGTTATGCAGATACCAGGCCTCAACACCTTCGGAATATCGTTGGTCCGTATCGATTACGCGgtgggtggaataaatcctcctcacacGCACCCAAGAGCCACTGAAGTTCTTGTTTTACTGGAAGGCCAGcttcttgtgggtttcattgacaccaccaacaagtttttcagcaaaacgttggagaagggagatgtgtttgtgtttccaaaggcacttgtgcatttccagcagaatgtggggCATGAAAATGCGGTGGCCATAGCTGCATTGAGCAGCCAGCTTCCGGGAGCTCAGACAATCGCCAACTCTCTGTTTGCAGCGGATCCTCCTCTCCCAGATTCCGTATTGGCCAAGGCCTTCCGCATCACCCAAGAGCTTGTCGATTTCATTCAGAAGAAATTTGCATAA